In Pseudomonas fakonensis, one DNA window encodes the following:
- a CDS encoding type II toxin-antitoxin system RelE/ParE family toxin, giving the protein MELKWTSKGLSDLARLHEFLAAVNPSAAARTVQQLAAAPNVLLTNPRVGERLEEFEPREVRRILVGHYEMRYEITPSCIYLLRLWHTREER; this is encoded by the coding sequence ATGGAGTTGAAGTGGACCAGCAAGGGGCTGTCCGACCTGGCACGCCTGCATGAATTTCTAGCTGCCGTGAACCCATCTGCTGCAGCGCGCACCGTTCAACAGCTCGCAGCAGCACCTAACGTTCTGCTGACCAACCCTCGGGTAGGAGAGCGGCTGGAAGAATTCGAACCACGCGAAGTGCGACGGATTCTGGTTGGTCATTACGAAATGCGATATGAGATCACGCCTTCTTGCATCTACCTGCTGCGCCTGTGGCATACCCGCGAAGAACGCTGA
- a CDS encoding TonB-dependent receptor plug domain-containing protein, protein MKQAFTTAPLLSMALAAGLPSAPASAEEPAAQALGTVIVTGNRGSEKRTVTSSPVPIDVISARQLQETGKPGLMEALSASVPSLTLPEKTGWDASGMARAPNLRGLNAAQVLVLVNGKRRHTSATLNISGINAGAAPSDLDLIPISAIDHVEVLRDGAAAQYGSDAIAGVINVILKADTRGTAVTTAGQGYDGKKQTVQQSLNKGFEIGRDGVVQFALDARSQNDDNKASANGYSEAEALGQAGKVTYGGYGTPKINLLTLGYNAELPLEDDLTLYSFSTWSYRKAEQGQNFRLPTIVNTITTGPNGRPAGYTPTWYIEEYDYQAAFGAKGLAGEWDWDLSSTYGRNTAEQGTWNNQNPSLGEATPNHFESGTWVSSQLTSNLDLHRSYEVGLSKPLDFSWGLEQRRDSYQVQDGDWASWADGGYCAAPGNCASSGAQVTNGISPAEATSASRNSYAGYIDVGFNPLPQWYWGAALRYEHYDRGIGATRSGKLTTRYEFTPQLAVRATVSNGFRAPSLANSLFSARSTTYGVVNGVYQSINYGVLPVGSAAAQALGAEPLKPEKSTNYSLGLTWQPSERLAFTADAYLINVRDRITLTGTLLGPEVTAALLANGIDSTSGGQYFTNGADTRTKGLDLVGSYDHDLGSAGTVKWTAAFNWNDTEILDYKESVNILGTPYQLMDRQARNLLTEVQPHTKLILGGNWRLDRYRVNLGLTRYGSWREVNSASDRSLDREYKARWITDLDVGYQLTKDLELAIGARNLFDVYPERQAPSSKTMVKGYGVYSPYGFSGGYYFGRVTYNF, encoded by the coding sequence ATGAAGCAAGCCTTTACCACTGCCCCGCTGTTGAGCATGGCCCTGGCGGCGGGGCTGCCCAGCGCCCCGGCCAGCGCCGAAGAACCTGCCGCCCAGGCCCTGGGCACGGTGATCGTGACCGGCAACCGCGGCAGCGAAAAACGTACCGTGACTTCAAGCCCGGTGCCGATCGACGTGATCAGCGCCAGGCAGCTGCAGGAAACCGGCAAGCCCGGCCTGATGGAAGCCCTCAGTGCCAGCGTGCCGTCGCTGACCCTGCCGGAAAAAACCGGCTGGGACGCCAGCGGCATGGCCCGCGCGCCCAACCTGCGCGGCCTCAACGCCGCCCAGGTGCTGGTGCTGGTGAACGGCAAGCGCCGCCACACCAGCGCCACCCTGAACATCAGCGGTATCAACGCCGGCGCCGCACCCAGCGACCTGGACCTGATTCCCATCAGCGCCATCGACCATGTCGAGGTGCTGCGTGACGGCGCTGCGGCCCAGTACGGCTCGGACGCCATCGCCGGGGTGATCAACGTCATTCTCAAGGCCGACACCCGCGGCACCGCCGTGACCACCGCAGGCCAGGGCTACGACGGCAAGAAGCAGACCGTGCAGCAAAGCCTGAACAAGGGCTTCGAGATCGGCCGCGACGGCGTTGTGCAATTTGCCCTGGACGCCCGCAGCCAGAACGACGACAACAAGGCCAGCGCCAACGGCTACAGCGAAGCCGAGGCGCTGGGCCAGGCCGGCAAGGTCACCTACGGCGGCTACGGCACGCCGAAGATCAACCTGCTGACCCTGGGCTACAACGCCGAGCTGCCGCTGGAGGATGACCTGACCCTGTACTCGTTCAGCACCTGGTCGTACCGCAAGGCCGAGCAGGGCCAGAACTTCCGCCTGCCGACCATCGTCAACACCATCACCACCGGGCCCAACGGGCGCCCGGCCGGCTACACGCCTACCTGGTACATCGAGGAGTACGACTACCAGGCGGCGTTCGGCGCCAAGGGCCTGGCCGGCGAGTGGGACTGGGACCTGTCCAGCACCTACGGGCGCAACACTGCCGAACAAGGCACCTGGAACAACCAGAACCCGTCGTTGGGCGAGGCTACCCCCAACCACTTCGAGTCCGGCACCTGGGTCAGCTCGCAGTTGACCAGCAACCTGGACCTGCACCGCAGCTACGAGGTGGGCCTGAGCAAGCCGCTGGACTTCTCGTGGGGCCTGGAGCAGCGCCGCGACAGCTACCAGGTGCAGGACGGCGACTGGGCCAGCTGGGCCGACGGCGGCTACTGCGCGGCGCCCGGCAACTGCGCCTCGTCCGGCGCCCAGGTGACCAACGGCATCTCGCCGGCCGAGGCCACCAGTGCCAGCCGCAACAGCTATGCCGGCTACATCGATGTGGGCTTCAACCCGCTGCCACAGTGGTACTGGGGCGCCGCGCTGCGCTACGAGCACTACGACCGCGGCATTGGCGCCACCCGCAGCGGCAAGCTGACCACCCGCTACGAGTTCACCCCGCAGTTGGCGGTACGGGCCACAGTGAGCAACGGTTTCCGCGCGCCGTCGCTGGCCAACAGCCTGTTCAGCGCCCGCTCCACCACCTACGGGGTGGTCAACGGCGTGTACCAGTCGATCAACTACGGCGTGCTGCCGGTGGGCTCGGCCGCTGCCCAGGCCCTGGGCGCCGAACCGCTGAAACCTGAAAAGTCGACCAACTACAGCCTCGGCCTGACCTGGCAGCCCAGCGAGCGCCTGGCCTTTACCGCCGACGCCTACCTGATCAACGTGCGCGACCGCATCACCCTCACCGGCACCCTGCTTGGCCCCGAGGTAACCGCTGCGCTGCTGGCCAACGGCATCGACTCCACCTCTGGCGGGCAGTACTTCACCAACGGCGCCGACACCCGCACCAAGGGCCTGGACCTGGTGGGCAGCTACGACCACGACCTGGGCAGTGCCGGCACAGTGAAGTGGACGGCGGCGTTCAACTGGAACGACACCGAGATTCTCGACTACAAGGAAAGCGTGAACATTCTCGGCACGCCCTACCAGCTGATGGACCGCCAGGCGCGCAACCTGCTGACCGAAGTGCAGCCGCACACCAAGCTGATACTGGGCGGCAACTGGCGGCTGGACCGCTACCGGGTGAACCTGGGGCTGACCCGTTATGGTTCATGGCGCGAAGTCAACTCGGCGAGCGACCGCAGCCTGGACCGCGAGTACAAGGCGCGCTGGATCACCGACCTGGATGTGGGCTACCAGCTGACCAAGGACCTGGAACTGGCGATCGGTGCGCGCAACTTGTTCGATGTGTACCCCGAGCGCCAGGCGCCGAGCAGCAAGACCATGGTCAAGGGGTATGGGGTGTATTCGCCGTACGGGTTTAGCGGGGGGTATTACTTTGGGCGGGTGACTTATAACTTTTGA
- the tssI gene encoding type VI secretion system tip protein TssI/VgrG — translation MFNPLSAQRLRLHADALPRDAQVLSFSGSEGIGTLYSFDIQLVSENLSVALEALLGQPAFLAFDADGRGIHGVLAEARQGAIGTRLAHYQVRLVPHMARLALRHNYRIFQQRSVAQIIAQLLEEHGLLGDAFTFQLEADYPPRDYCVQYGESDLVFVERLCQEEGIHYRFEHAPGGHRVLFSDHQMHFPHLPASLAFVPGNGMHAEGPVVSAFAMTVQRSVEQVMLRDHDFRKASVELAHASRAGDAPALEHYAYPGGLLQTLDQARGRVQAQRALERCRVGRCRADGSSDAPALASGRLLTLSGHPQQACNQMWLVTQVTHTGHQPQVLEEQAGGQDSDHYANTFSAIPWDATFRSPLIHPKPRAPSSQQARVTGPEGEEVYCDAFGRVKVQFPWDREGQGDEHSSCWLRVASGWAGDRHGALAIPRVGMAVLVSFLDDDPDQPVISGCLPDSLHMPPYNQPEHHSRTVLRSRSLGGGGGYNELAMDDRGGQELFYLRAQRDLQQRVERNSQLYIGGLQQAVVVGERKTLLHASDHLTVEQASHTRVGTLLLQHAGQRVQISADGDVLVEGGNSITLKVAGQHLLVNAGGIFTSSPIQLGGAPAALLANTPSMPPAPSQLALLKASQAAGSDYCPLCQSCRDGQCLPAGGGQ, via the coding sequence ATGTTCAACCCACTCAGCGCACAACGCCTGCGCCTGCACGCCGACGCCCTGCCGCGTGACGCGCAGGTGCTTTCCTTCAGCGGCAGCGAAGGCATCGGCACCCTCTACAGCTTCGATATCCAGCTGGTCAGCGAAAACTTGAGCGTGGCCCTCGAGGCGCTGCTCGGGCAGCCGGCGTTCCTCGCCTTCGACGCCGATGGCCGGGGCATACACGGGGTGCTGGCCGAGGCTCGCCAGGGCGCAATCGGCACCCGCCTGGCCCACTATCAGGTGCGCCTGGTGCCGCACATGGCGCGCCTGGCCCTGCGCCACAACTACCGCATCTTCCAGCAGCGCAGCGTGGCGCAAATCATCGCCCAGTTGCTCGAAGAGCACGGCCTGCTCGGCGATGCCTTCACCTTCCAGCTCGAAGCCGACTACCCGCCGCGCGATTACTGCGTGCAGTACGGCGAAAGCGACCTGGTCTTCGTCGAGCGGCTGTGCCAGGAGGAGGGCATTCACTACCGCTTCGAGCATGCGCCCGGTGGCCACCGGGTGCTGTTCAGCGACCACCAGATGCACTTCCCGCACTTGCCCGCCAGCCTGGCCTTTGTGCCGGGCAACGGCATGCACGCCGAAGGCCCGGTGGTCAGCGCGTTTGCCATGACCGTGCAACGCAGCGTCGAGCAGGTGATGCTGCGCGACCATGACTTTCGCAAGGCCAGCGTCGAGCTGGCCCATGCCAGCCGCGCCGGCGACGCCCCGGCGCTGGAGCACTACGCCTACCCCGGTGGCCTGTTGCAAACCCTCGACCAGGCCCGCGGCCGCGTGCAGGCCCAACGCGCCCTTGAGCGCTGCCGGGTTGGCCGCTGCCGGGCCGACGGCAGCAGCGACGCGCCGGCGCTGGCCAGCGGCCGGCTGCTGACCCTCAGCGGCCACCCGCAGCAGGCCTGCAACCAGATGTGGCTGGTCACCCAGGTCACCCATACAGGGCACCAGCCCCAGGTGCTGGAAGAACAGGCCGGTGGACAAGATAGCGACCATTACGCCAATACCTTCAGCGCCATCCCCTGGGATGCCACCTTCCGCTCGCCGCTGATCCATCCCAAGCCCCGCGCACCCTCCAGCCAACAGGCCCGGGTCACCGGGCCTGAGGGCGAAGAGGTGTATTGCGATGCCTTCGGCCGGGTCAAGGTGCAGTTCCCCTGGGACCGCGAAGGCCAGGGCGACGAGCACAGCAGCTGCTGGCTGCGGGTGGCCTCCGGCTGGGCCGGGGACCGCCATGGCGCACTGGCCATCCCCCGGGTCGGCATGGCCGTGCTGGTGAGCTTTCTTGACGACGACCCCGACCAGCCGGTCATCAGCGGCTGCCTGCCCGACAGCCTGCACATGCCGCCCTACAACCAGCCCGAGCACCACAGCCGCACCGTGCTGCGCAGCCGCAGCCTGGGCGGTGGTGGCGGCTACAACGAACTGGCCATGGACGACCGCGGCGGCCAGGAGCTGTTCTACCTGCGTGCCCAGCGCGACCTGCAGCAGCGCGTCGAACGCAACAGCCAGCTGTACATCGGCGGCCTGCAGCAGGCCGTGGTGGTGGGCGAGCGCAAGACACTGCTGCACGCCAGCGACCACCTCACCGTCGAGCAGGCCAGCCACACCCGGGTCGGCACGCTGCTGCTGCAGCACGCCGGCCAGCGGGTACAGATATCGGCTGACGGTGACGTGCTGGTGGAGGGCGGCAACAGCATCACCCTCAAGGTCGCCGGCCAGCACCTGCTGGTGAATGCCGGCGGCATCTTCACCAGCAGCCCGATCCAGCTCGGCGGCGCGCCGGCCGCCCTCCTTGCCAACACCCCCTCCATGCCGCCCGCGCCAAGCCAGCTGGCGCTGCTCAAGGCCAGCCAGGCCGCCGGCAGCGACTATTGCCCGTTGTGCCAAAGCTGCCGCGACGGCCAGTGCCTGCCGGCCGGAGGTGGCCAATGA
- a CDS encoding IS256 family transposase: MPTKKKPLRDLPKIPKELLEQFGEGLMSAEAIEDASAAFKKALIERALSAELGHHLGYPPGAQRPADETNQRNGKSGKTVLTGDGPLRLEIPRDRDGSFAPILIPKHERRYTGFDDKIIAMYARGMTVREIRAFLSEQYGTEVSPDFISSVTDEVMDEIGAWQQRPLEPMYPVIFFDALRVKIREEGLVRNKAIYLALGVLPDGTRDILGIWIENTEGAKFWMKVFNDLKTRGVEDVLIAVTDGLKGMPEALSAVFPETTLQTCIVHLIRNSLDFAAWDKRRALAKELKPIYQAINAEAAEQALDEFENGPWGEKYPTVVAAWRRAWDRVIPFFVFPPAIRKVIYTTNAIESINAQLRKVIKTRGHFPNDDAATKLIWLGLRNITANWGKPAHDWKSAMNQFAILYGDRFIRPTW, encoded by the coding sequence ATGCCAACCAAAAAGAAACCCTTGCGTGACCTGCCAAAAATCCCCAAAGAGCTGCTGGAGCAGTTCGGCGAGGGCCTGATGTCCGCAGAAGCAATCGAGGATGCCTCAGCGGCGTTCAAGAAGGCCTTGATCGAGCGTGCCTTGAGTGCCGAACTCGGTCACCACCTGGGTTATCCGCCGGGCGCGCAGCGCCCGGCGGATGAAACCAATCAGCGTAACGGCAAGAGTGGCAAGACGGTTTTGACCGGCGATGGCCCGCTACGACTGGAAATCCCTCGCGATCGAGACGGTAGTTTTGCGCCCATTCTGATCCCCAAGCATGAGCGGCGTTACACCGGTTTCGATGACAAGATCATCGCCATGTACGCCCGTGGAATGACGGTCAGAGAGATCCGAGCCTTTCTGTCCGAGCAGTATGGAACAGAGGTCTCACCCGACTTCATCAGCTCTGTGACAGACGAGGTCATGGACGAGATTGGCGCGTGGCAACAGCGGCCACTGGAGCCGATGTACCCGGTCATTTTCTTCGATGCGCTGCGGGTGAAGATCCGCGAAGAGGGCCTGGTGCGCAACAAGGCCATTTACTTGGCCCTGGGCGTTCTTCCCGACGGAACGCGAGATATCCTGGGCATCTGGATCGAGAACACCGAGGGTGCGAAGTTTTGGATGAAGGTCTTTAACGATCTCAAGACGCGCGGTGTCGAAGATGTGCTGATTGCCGTGACCGATGGCCTCAAAGGTATGCCAGAGGCTCTCAGTGCCGTGTTTCCAGAGACGACGTTGCAAACGTGCATCGTGCACCTGATCCGCAACAGCCTCGACTTCGCGGCCTGGGACAAGCGGCGAGCTCTGGCCAAGGAGCTGAAGCCGATTTACCAAGCCATCAATGCTGAAGCGGCTGAGCAAGCACTCGATGAGTTTGAGAACGGGCCGTGGGGGGAGAAATATCCAACGGTGGTGGCTGCTTGGAGACGGGCTTGGGATCGCGTGATTCCATTCTTTGTTTTCCCGCCCGCCATCCGGAAAGTGATCTATACCACCAACGCCATCGAGAGCATCAACGCCCAGCTACGCAAGGTCATCAAGACTCGCGGGCATTTCCCGAATGATGACGCAGCGACCAAACTGATCTGGCTGGGATTGCGCAACATAACAGCCAATTGGGGAAAGCCGGCCCATGACTGGAAAAGCGCGATGAATCAATTCGCGATTCTGTATGGAGATCGGTTCATCAGGCCGACCTGGTGA
- a CDS encoding NAD(P)/FAD-dependent oxidoreductase — MGLSRRDLIARMAAIGGYSAALGALGHNALAATFEPLQLAANGGNGKRVVIVGAGISGLVSAYELRKAGFAVTVLEARERVGGRVWTLRQGDRIEHNDGTTQTVEFDQGHFFNAGAARLPSHHLTILGYCRELGVELQVLVNSSRNALAQPDLARPPLLLRQAVNDTRGHFSELLARSVSRNSLDAELSGGQRKALLDFLKVYGDLDSQQQYRGSVRAGYTRFAGAGDQTPVQRQPVPLDQLLDSNLLLPLVFDEIPEFSSTMFQPVGGMDQIPKAFYRQVKDSVRLGAEVLGVETGEQGAKVVWRDRKSGQQHVEHADYAIVTLPLPLLAKLPNNFDAPFRQAIASAEGDKANKVAWQSPRFWETDFQIYGGLSYINHEARTLWYPSDHLNSAQGVLVATYNTGAVAQQFAGKSLQAQIASSRQAVESLHPGHSHKLGRPLVVNWSKVPFSEAPWIVHDEVAQPGYDTLNQPQGRTWLASDALAHGGVGIWQNSAAESARRVVGLIASHAAQTTRGAAA, encoded by the coding sequence ATGGGACTTTCCCGTAGAGACTTGATCGCCCGCATGGCCGCCATCGGCGGCTACTCGGCGGCGCTGGGCGCGCTGGGGCACAACGCCCTGGCCGCCACCTTCGAACCCCTGCAACTGGCCGCCAACGGCGGCAACGGCAAGCGCGTGGTGATTGTCGGCGCCGGCATCAGCGGCCTGGTGTCGGCCTACGAGCTGCGCAAGGCAGGCTTTGCCGTGACCGTGCTGGAGGCCCGCGAGCGGGTGGGCGGGCGGGTGTGGACCCTGCGCCAGGGCGACCGCATCGAGCACAACGACGGCACCACGCAAACCGTCGAATTCGACCAGGGGCACTTCTTCAATGCCGGCGCCGCGCGCCTGCCCAGCCACCACCTGACCATCCTCGGCTACTGCCGCGAGCTTGGCGTGGAGCTGCAGGTGCTGGTCAACAGCAGCCGCAACGCCCTGGCCCAGCCAGACCTTGCCCGCCCGCCGCTGCTGCTGCGCCAGGCGGTCAACGACACCCGCGGCCACTTCAGCGAGCTGCTGGCGCGCAGCGTCAGCCGCAACAGCCTGGATGCCGAGCTCAGCGGCGGCCAGCGCAAGGCGCTGCTGGACTTTTTGAAGGTGTACGGCGACCTCGACAGCCAGCAGCAGTACCGCGGCTCGGTGCGCGCCGGCTACACACGCTTTGCCGGGGCCGGCGACCAGACCCCGGTACAGCGCCAGCCGGTGCCGCTGGACCAGCTGCTGGACAGCAACCTGCTGCTGCCGCTGGTGTTCGACGAGATTCCGGAATTTTCCTCGACCATGTTCCAGCCGGTGGGCGGCATGGACCAGATCCCCAAGGCCTTCTACCGCCAGGTAAAAGACAGCGTGCGCCTGGGCGCCGAAGTGCTGGGGGTGGAGACCGGCGAGCAGGGTGCCAAGGTAGTGTGGCGCGACCGCAAAAGCGGCCAGCAGCACGTTGAACACGCCGACTACGCCATCGTCACCCTGCCCTTGCCGCTGCTGGCCAAGCTGCCGAACAACTTCGACGCGCCGTTCAGGCAGGCCATCGCCAGCGCCGAGGGCGACAAGGCCAACAAGGTGGCCTGGCAGTCGCCGCGTTTTTGGGAAACCGACTTCCAGATTTACGGCGGGCTCAGCTACATCAACCACGAGGCGCGCACCCTGTGGTACCCCAGCGACCACCTGAACAGCGCCCAGGGCGTGCTGGTGGCCACCTACAACACCGGCGCCGTGGCCCAGCAGTTCGCCGGCAAATCGCTGCAGGCGCAGATTGCCTCGTCGCGCCAGGCGGTGGAATCGCTGCACCCGGGCCACAGCCACAAGCTGGGCCGGCCGCTGGTGGTGAACTGGTCGAAAGTGCCGTTCAGCGAGGCGCCGTGGATCGTCCACGACGAGGTCGCCCAGCCTGGCTACGACACCCTCAACCAGCCCCAGGGCCGCACCTGGCTGGCCAGCGACGCCCTGGCCCATGGCGGCGTGGGCATCTGGCAGAACAGCGCCGCCGAATCGGCCCGCCGGGTGGTCGGCCTGATCGCCAGCCATGCCGCCCAGACCACCCGCGGCGCCGCCGCCTGA
- a CDS encoding DUF4123 domain-containing protein, with the protein MSPLSPWQWLAQQRAAGHDIAVLLEAGSEAGQRLMASVPGERWQLLYQQTDAAYLADHGPACCLVGETELPLLQPLLQAPGEHWGWLASLAPGEMPAWVAHWRARLLLGQPPQQALYRFHDNRVLARGLALAQATLPAYLGQAISVCYWQGEAWASADNPLPGAHPVPTHPAWLQAPPPAVDGPIAVANAHRYLYSQHLEAYLKLAEQQPPLPWLQRQLQRGQGWGWHTQKQIEFLLVNSLRSPGFELPEGCEPWPGELPAAHMERLRRHLLV; encoded by the coding sequence ATGAGCCCGCTATCCCCTTGGCAGTGGCTGGCGCAGCAGCGCGCTGCGGGCCACGACATCGCCGTGTTGCTCGAGGCGGGCAGCGAAGCCGGCCAACGCTTGATGGCCAGCGTGCCAGGTGAACGCTGGCAACTGCTGTACCAGCAAACCGACGCCGCCTACCTGGCCGACCATGGCCCGGCGTGCTGCCTGGTCGGCGAAACCGAACTGCCGCTGCTGCAACCCCTGCTGCAAGCCCCAGGCGAACACTGGGGCTGGCTGGCCAGCCTGGCCCCAGGCGAGATGCCCGCCTGGGTAGCGCACTGGCGGGCGCGGTTGCTGCTGGGCCAGCCCCCGCAGCAGGCGCTGTACCGCTTCCACGACAACCGCGTACTGGCCCGCGGCCTGGCCCTGGCCCAGGCCACCCTGCCGGCCTACCTCGGCCAGGCCATCAGCGTTTGCTACTGGCAGGGCGAGGCTTGGGCCAGCGCAGACAACCCCCTGCCTGGCGCCCATCCCGTTCCCACCCACCCCGCCTGGCTGCAAGCACCGCCCCCGGCGGTGGACGGCCCCATCGCCGTGGCCAACGCCCACCGCTACCTCTACAGCCAACACCTGGAGGCTTATCTGAAGCTCGCCGAACAGCAGCCACCGCTGCCGTGGTTGCAGCGGCAGTTGCAGCGCGGGCAGGGGTGGGGGTGGCACACGCAGAAGCAGATCGAGTTTTTGCTGGTGAACAGCCTGCGCTCGCCAGGGTTCGAGTTGCCGGAAGGGTGTGAGCCTTGGCCGGGGGAATTGCCGGCGGCGCATATGGAACGGTTGCGGCGGCATTTGCTGGTTTGA
- a CDS encoding RidA family protein, giving the protein MPRFLLLAGVLMSLTLNAHADGIKRVAPPGSNFPISQLVTVPAGSQLTFISGTLPDVADPNAAKGSITALGNTETQARSVLKKLRTALQSQGLGLGDIVQLRVFLVGDPANGGQLDFTGLQAAYTEFFATAEQPNTPTRTALQVVALPLPGALVEIDAIAAKAP; this is encoded by the coding sequence ATGCCTCGTTTTCTTCTGCTTGCCGGAGTGCTTATGTCGCTGACCCTCAACGCCCACGCCGACGGCATCAAGCGTGTTGCGCCGCCTGGTTCGAACTTCCCGATTTCGCAACTGGTGACGGTGCCGGCCGGCAGCCAGCTGACCTTCATCAGCGGCACCCTGCCGGATGTTGCCGACCCCAACGCCGCCAAAGGCAGCATCACCGCCCTGGGCAACACCGAAACCCAGGCCCGTTCGGTGCTGAAAAAGCTGCGCACGGCCCTGCAAAGCCAGGGGCTGGGCCTGGGCGATATCGTGCAGTTGCGGGTGTTTCTGGTAGGCGACCCGGCCAACGGTGGCCAGCTCGACTTTACCGGCCTGCAGGCGGCCTACACCGAGTTTTTCGCCACCGCCGAACAGCCCAACACCCCGACCCGCACCGCCCTCCAGGTAGTGGCCCTGCCACTACCCGGTGCGCTGGTGGAAATCGACGCGATCGCGGCCAAGGCGCCCTGA
- a CDS encoding CopG family ribbon-helix-helix protein, which yields MTIAAKTRSVTAHVPVELAERIDEIATRLERSKNWIVKQALSDWLAQEDERNRLTLEALADVDAGRVIDHQSVQAWAESLGTDSPLPVPR from the coding sequence ATGACTATCGCCGCCAAAACCCGTTCAGTTACGGCCCATGTACCCGTGGAATTGGCCGAGCGCATCGATGAAATCGCCACCCGGCTCGAGCGCTCAAAGAACTGGATTGTCAAACAGGCGCTGTCTGACTGGCTGGCTCAGGAAGATGAACGAAACCGCCTGACCCTTGAAGCACTGGCAGATGTCGATGCCGGCAGAGTGATCGATCATCAGTCTGTTCAGGCTTGGGCTGAAAGCCTGGGCACGGACTCCCCCCTGCCGGTACCTCGTTGA